The following are encoded in a window of Sphaerisporangium siamense genomic DNA:
- a CDS encoding LLM class flavin-dependent oxidoreductase — MADGRVRWGVNLPLPGGTMRGNAPVIARLPELGYDDVWTGEGGGDMDALTPLAMAAAWQPALRVGTGVVPVQTRGPGVLAQSALSLAQVAEGGVLLGVGASVPAHVTGVNGLPYDTSPLTRVRETVRLLKGVLPGDRAKVIVGALRPKMLRLAYEEADGAILNLLTAADLPKVIEAGAGPRAGKETVVKVFVCPTADAGYARRAGRRFLGWILNQRPYAALYDWLGHGDRLRASREHFARGDGAGAERALPEDLVDLLWLHGDPDSCRKQIAEFVRPEVTTVLLYVAQVPELTARPGRLPELLAELLPGDT, encoded by the coding sequence ATGGCTGACGGAAGGGTGCGCTGGGGGGTCAACCTGCCGCTGCCCGGCGGGACGATGCGCGGCAACGCGCCCGTCATCGCGCGGCTGCCCGAGCTCGGGTACGACGACGTGTGGACCGGCGAGGGCGGCGGGGACATGGACGCGCTGACCCCGCTGGCCATGGCCGCGGCCTGGCAGCCGGCGCTGCGGGTCGGCACCGGCGTGGTCCCGGTGCAGACCCGGGGGCCGGGGGTGCTGGCGCAGTCGGCGCTGTCGCTGGCGCAGGTGGCGGAGGGCGGTGTGCTGCTCGGCGTGGGCGCCTCGGTGCCGGCCCACGTGACGGGCGTCAACGGCCTGCCGTACGACACGAGCCCGCTGACCCGGGTGCGCGAGACGGTGCGCCTGCTCAAGGGGGTGCTGCCCGGTGACCGGGCGAAGGTGATCGTGGGCGCGCTGCGTCCGAAGATGCTGCGCCTGGCCTACGAGGAGGCCGACGGGGCGATTCTCAACCTCCTGACCGCGGCCGACCTGCCGAAGGTGATCGAGGCGGGGGCCGGTCCGCGGGCGGGCAAGGAGACGGTGGTCAAGGTCTTCGTGTGTCCCACCGCGGACGCCGGGTACGCGCGCCGCGCGGGCCGCCGGTTCCTGGGCTGGATACTCAACCAGCGGCCGTACGCCGCCCTCTACGACTGGCTGGGCCACGGCGACCGGCTGCGCGCCTCGCGTGAGCACTTCGCGCGCGGCGACGGGGCCGGGGCGGAGCGGGCGTTGCCGGAGGATCTGGTGGACCTGTTGTGGCTGCACGGCGACCCGGACTCGTGCCGGAAGCAGATCGCCGAGTTCGTGCGTCCGGAGGTGACCACGGTGCTCCTCTACGTCGCCCAGGTGCCCGAGCTCACGGCGCGGCCCGGCCGGTTGCCCGAGTTGCTCGCGGAACTGCTCCCCGGGGACACCTGA
- the asnB gene encoding asparagine synthase (glutamine-hydrolyzing), which produces MCGIAGWVDYGRDLRAEENVIRAMTDTMIHRGPDGGDVWLSRHAAFGHRRLAVIDIEGGAQPMAVGDAADGTQVVITYGGEIYNFTELRAELAARGHGFGTRSDTEVVLRAYLEWGEAAVERLNGMFAFAIWDARTQELLLARDRLGVKPLYYAVAGDRLLFGSEPKVLLAGPLRAEVDAEGLAELFAVPTAPTPGRTVYRGMEQLRPGHVVRFSRSGVRTTRYWTLSSHPHPDDLDATARRVRDLLADAVRRQLVSDVPIGMLLSGGLDSSALTALAVTESGAPDKLPTFSVEFPPSEEPQRLGQWNRAADLPYAREVATALGTAHIGVLVDGGGLLRHGGAGLTARDRPGWGEPDTSLYLLSRGVREHVTVALSGDVSDEIFGGYPFFRGITSAPGAPLESFPWAPPGLPATADLLLPDVARAVRPQEYARERLREALAEVPRASGEDPEDRRAREITYLALTRWLPALLDRTDRMSMAASLEVRVPFADHRLIEYLWNVPWRFKTAGGTPKGLLGLALADLLPRSVLRRAKSGYPASSSPAFYAEMRAQVDDLLSRDAPVFQLADRAKIARWVRNDTILPGPRAAPHPTGGLDFLLTLDRWLTSYRVSLR; this is translated from the coding sequence ATGTGCGGCATAGCGGGCTGGGTGGACTACGGCCGCGACCTGCGGGCCGAGGAGAACGTCATCCGGGCCATGACCGACACGATGATCCACCGCGGCCCGGACGGCGGGGACGTGTGGCTGTCCCGGCACGCCGCGTTCGGACATCGCCGCCTCGCCGTCATCGACATCGAAGGCGGCGCCCAGCCGATGGCGGTCGGCGACGCGGCGGACGGCACCCAGGTCGTGATCACCTACGGCGGCGAGATCTACAACTTCACCGAACTGCGCGCCGAGCTCGCCGCGCGCGGCCACGGCTTCGGCACCCGATCCGACACCGAGGTGGTGCTGCGCGCCTACCTGGAGTGGGGCGAGGCGGCGGTCGAACGGCTGAACGGCATGTTCGCCTTCGCCATCTGGGACGCGCGCACCCAGGAACTGCTGCTCGCCCGCGACCGGCTGGGCGTCAAACCCCTCTACTACGCGGTGGCCGGAGACCGGCTGCTGTTCGGCTCCGAACCCAAGGTGCTGCTGGCCGGCCCGCTGCGCGCCGAGGTCGACGCCGAGGGCCTCGCCGAACTGTTCGCCGTGCCCACCGCGCCCACCCCCGGGCGCACCGTCTACCGCGGGATGGAGCAGCTCCGGCCGGGCCACGTCGTCCGCTTCTCCCGGTCCGGCGTCCGGACCACCCGGTACTGGACGCTCTCCTCGCATCCCCATCCCGACGACCTCGACGCCACGGCCCGGCGCGTGCGCGACCTGCTCGCCGACGCGGTGCGGCGGCAACTGGTCAGCGACGTCCCGATCGGCATGCTGCTGTCCGGCGGGCTGGACTCCAGCGCCCTCACCGCGCTGGCCGTCACGGAGTCGGGGGCACCTGACAAGCTCCCGACGTTCTCCGTGGAGTTCCCGCCCAGCGAGGAACCGCAGCGGCTCGGCCAGTGGAACCGCGCCGCCGACCTGCCCTACGCCCGCGAGGTCGCGACCGCGCTCGGCACCGCGCACATCGGCGTGCTGGTCGACGGCGGCGGCCTGCTCCGGCACGGCGGGGCCGGGCTGACCGCCCGCGACCGGCCCGGCTGGGGTGAACCCGACACCTCTCTCTACCTGCTGTCCCGCGGCGTCCGCGAGCACGTCACGGTCGCCCTGTCCGGCGACGTGTCCGACGAGATCTTCGGCGGGTACCCGTTCTTCCGCGGCATCACCAGTGCCCCGGGCGCGCCGCTGGAGTCCTTCCCCTGGGCGCCCCCCGGCCTCCCGGCCACCGCCGACCTGCTCCTCCCCGACGTCGCCAGGGCCGTGCGTCCCCAGGAGTACGCCCGGGAGCGGCTGCGCGAGGCGCTGGCGGAGGTGCCGCGGGCCTCCGGAGAGGACCCCGAGGACCGGCGCGCCCGGGAGATCACCTACCTCGCGCTCACCCGATGGCTGCCCGCGCTGCTCGACCGCACGGACCGGATGAGCATGGCGGCGAGCCTGGAGGTCCGCGTCCCGTTCGCCGACCACCGTCTGATCGAGTACCTGTGGAACGTCCCCTGGCGGTTCAAGACCGCGGGCGGCACCCCCAAGGGCCTGCTCGGCCTCGCGCTGGCCGACCTGCTCCCGCGGAGCGTGCTCCGCCGCGCCAAGAGCGGCTACCCCGCCAGCTCCTCGCCCGCCTTCTACGCCGAGATGCGCGCCCAGGTGGACGACCTGCTCTCGCGCGACGCGCCGGTCTTCCAGCTCGCCGACCGCGCCAAGATCGCACGCTGGGTGCGCAACGACACCATCCTGCCCGGGCCGCGCGCCGCGCCCCACCCCACCGGCGGGCTGGACTTCCTCCTCACCCTCGACCGGTGGCTCACCTCCTACCGGGTGAGCCTGCGGTGA
- a CDS encoding 4-hydroxyphenylacetate 3-hydroxylase family protein has product MTVTASSPASALAPLGALDGERYRASLADGRSVWLDGRRVPDVAAHPAFAPAVDELARLLDLQHDPAHRDTLTVEDPASGLRIGRGYHLPRDAGDLIALRSAAEVWMRESWGQHGRSPAFMASVAVGLRDFRDRLAGARPEFGANAEAYHRFAAERDLVLTHALGDPQIDRSSDPVQDPDLALRVLRQDADGIVVRGAKQLTTLAPFAHEVLVYLSPSFAGRGAEELVVWFALPLNTEGLHVLCREPLGAAPYGHSHAFAARFDEQDSMLFFDDVHVPWNRVFLLGDGGLAREGFARLNAWSQYVGQVRYRERLRTLLAVGTLLAESIGVAGFRNIQEDLGELTGYVETLDHFLAAGEATARRTDGGLLAPGPTPAAAVWAAQVADRAVRIVRGIGQSGILMQPSENDLRAPELRPFLDRYMRGKDIDVTAKSRLFRLAWELTSDGFGQRQDLYEYVHRGDLARNRINLFHRHDQSETLARLRALIAEPLTPGTAS; this is encoded by the coding sequence ATGACCGTTACGGCATCATCACCGGCCTCCGCCCTCGCCCCGCTCGGGGCGCTGGACGGGGAGCGGTACCGGGCGAGCCTGGCCGACGGCCGCAGCGTGTGGCTGGACGGGCGGCGCGTCCCCGACGTCGCCGCGCACCCCGCGTTCGCCCCGGCCGTCGACGAGCTGGCCCGGCTGCTGGACCTCCAGCACGACCCGGCCCACCGGGACACGCTGACCGTGGAGGACCCGGCGAGCGGGCTGCGGATCGGGCGCGGGTACCACCTCCCGCGCGACGCCGGGGACCTCATCGCCCTGCGGAGCGCCGCCGAGGTCTGGATGCGGGAATCCTGGGGCCAGCACGGCCGGTCGCCCGCCTTCATGGCCTCCGTCGCCGTCGGCCTGCGCGACTTCCGCGACCGGCTGGCCGGGGCGCGGCCGGAGTTCGGCGCGAACGCCGAGGCCTACCACCGCTTCGCGGCCGAGCGCGACCTGGTGCTCACCCACGCCCTCGGCGACCCGCAGATCGACCGCAGCTCCGACCCCGTCCAGGATCCGGACCTCGCGCTGCGGGTGCTGCGCCAGGACGCGGACGGCATCGTCGTGCGCGGGGCCAAGCAGCTCACCACGCTGGCCCCCTTCGCCCACGAGGTGCTGGTCTACCTCTCGCCCTCGTTCGCCGGGCGCGGCGCGGAGGAGCTCGTCGTCTGGTTCGCGCTCCCGCTCAACACGGAGGGACTGCACGTCCTGTGCCGGGAGCCGCTCGGGGCCGCGCCCTACGGCCACTCCCACGCGTTCGCGGCCCGCTTCGACGAGCAGGACTCGATGCTGTTCTTCGACGACGTGCACGTGCCGTGGAACCGGGTCTTCCTGCTCGGCGACGGCGGCCTCGCCCGGGAGGGCTTCGCCCGGCTCAACGCCTGGAGCCAGTACGTCGGCCAGGTCCGCTACCGCGAGCGGCTGCGCACGTTGCTCGCCGTCGGCACACTGCTCGCCGAGTCGATCGGCGTGGCCGGCTTCCGCAACATCCAGGAGGACCTCGGCGAGCTGACCGGGTACGTCGAGACGCTGGACCACTTCCTGGCCGCGGGCGAGGCCACCGCCCGGCGCACCGACGGCGGCCTGCTGGCCCCGGGCCCCACCCCGGCGGCGGCCGTGTGGGCGGCGCAGGTGGCCGACCGCGCCGTGCGGATCGTCCGGGGCATCGGCCAGTCCGGCATCCTGATGCAGCCCTCGGAGAACGACCTGCGGGCCCCCGAGCTGCGCCCGTTCCTCGACCGCTACATGCGCGGCAAGGACATCGACGTCACCGCCAAGTCGCGGCTGTTCCGCCTGGCCTGGGAGCTGACCTCCGACGGCTTCGGCCAGCGCCAGGACCTGTACGAGTACGTCCACCGCGGCGACCTGGCCCGCAACCGGATCAACCTCTTCCACCGGCACGACCAGAGCGAGACCCTGGCGCGGCTGCGGGCCCTCATCGCCGAGCCGCTGACCCCCGGGACGGCGTCATGA
- a CDS encoding helix-turn-helix domain-containing protein — translation MTDLSADTPDGNPQLKEMGAFLRAHREARTPQDVGLPHTARRRTPGLRREEVAALSGVGLAWYTWLEQGRVVCSLKVLDSIAHTLGLDHVAYRHLLTLAGLLPSPAAQMPHHELAERTQRMLDLWEHSPALLLDARLDITAWNRAYAAVFSDPARIPESRRNYMWCLLGDPALRDGVVGWEEFARAVLAYFRGQTARRAGDRRTRELYATLRADFPKFRDWWDCQGIDDLTSRAVEIRPAGHVRLHLMLSSFRPVDDPEALVLVQAPRDERDRALIAELVRERPAAPDISGVVRPGPGRRDHLAAMPDPAVKNARSRSAVSSEASSARKWPHATA, via the coding sequence ATGACCGATCTGAGCGCCGATACTCCAGACGGCAATCCACAGCTCAAGGAGATGGGGGCCTTCCTGCGCGCCCACCGCGAGGCCCGCACGCCGCAGGACGTCGGGTTGCCGCACACCGCGCGCCGGCGCACCCCCGGCCTGCGGCGCGAGGAGGTCGCCGCGTTGTCGGGGGTTGGGCTCGCCTGGTACACGTGGCTGGAGCAGGGCCGGGTGGTGTGCTCGCTGAAGGTCCTGGACTCGATCGCGCACACCCTGGGTCTGGACCACGTCGCCTACCGGCACCTGCTGACCCTCGCCGGCCTGCTGCCCTCGCCCGCCGCGCAGATGCCCCACCACGAGCTGGCGGAGCGGACCCAGCGGATGCTCGACCTGTGGGAGCACAGCCCGGCCCTGCTGCTCGACGCGCGCCTGGACATCACCGCGTGGAACCGCGCGTACGCCGCCGTGTTCTCCGACCCCGCCCGGATCCCGGAGAGCCGGCGCAACTACATGTGGTGCCTGCTGGGCGACCCGGCGCTGCGGGACGGCGTCGTCGGCTGGGAGGAGTTCGCCCGCGCCGTGCTCGCGTACTTCCGCGGGCAGACCGCCCGGCGCGCGGGGGACCGGCGCACCCGGGAGCTGTACGCGACGCTGCGCGCCGACTTCCCGAAGTTCCGCGACTGGTGGGACTGCCAGGGCATCGACGACCTCACCTCGCGGGCCGTCGAGATCCGGCCGGCCGGGCACGTCCGGCTGCACCTCATGCTGTCCTCCTTCCGGCCGGTGGACGACCCCGAGGCGCTGGTGCTCGTGCAGGCCCCCCGGGACGAGCGGGACCGCGCGCTGATCGCCGAGCTGGTCCGGGAGCGGCCCGCGGCGCCCGACATCTCCGGGGTCGTCAGGCCGGGGCCGGGCCGCCGCGATCACCTCGCGGCGATGCCGGACCCCGCCGTGAAGAACGCGCGCAGCCGGTCCGCCGTCTCCTCCGAGGCCTCCTCCGCCAGGAAGTGGCCGCACGCCACGGCCTGA
- a CDS encoding acyltransferase family protein: MPIDTTRTHADALDGMRAVAALCVIGLHVGIYSGQVASSWLGIGEPGPLGPVLSRLTVGVPIFFVLSGLLLYRPYANAALDGGRPPRAGRYLWHRALRILPAYWAAALTALLLFGRPSLGEPWQVARTLLLLHIYGKDPIPTGIPQTWSLATEVAFYAVLPLLALALHPLLRRRPAAAWAAFAVFAVVTVVSIVATHLPAAGPYPLPALWLPEYLWYFAAGMALAVVAARAERTGLLPAAARQAARRPWACWGVALAAYALVSTPLTGTTAEYPTVAQALAEHALYLVIAVALIAPLVFADGRGPARPLAGPVPSWLGRVSYGVFLWHMIVVEAVMWLTGRSAGTADFATLFPVTVAGSVALAALSHYCLERPARRLRGVRAPRAEAVPVHG, from the coding sequence GTGCCCATCGACACCACCCGCACGCACGCCGACGCGCTCGACGGGATGCGCGCGGTCGCGGCGCTGTGCGTGATCGGCCTGCACGTCGGCATCTACTCCGGCCAGGTCGCGTCGAGCTGGCTCGGCATCGGCGAGCCGGGCCCGCTCGGCCCCGTGCTGTCCCGGCTCACCGTCGGCGTGCCGATCTTCTTCGTCCTGTCCGGGCTGCTGCTCTACCGGCCGTACGCCAACGCGGCGCTGGACGGCGGCCGGCCGCCCCGTGCGGGCCGCTACCTGTGGCACCGGGCGCTGCGCATCCTGCCCGCGTACTGGGCCGCCGCCCTGACGGCGCTGCTGCTGTTCGGGCGGCCGTCGCTCGGCGAGCCGTGGCAGGTCGCGCGCACGCTGCTGCTCCTGCACATCTACGGCAAGGACCCGATCCCCACCGGGATCCCCCAGACGTGGAGCCTCGCCACCGAGGTCGCGTTCTACGCCGTCCTGCCGCTGCTGGCGCTGGCCCTGCACCCGCTGCTGCGGCGGCGTCCCGCGGCGGCGTGGGCCGCCTTTGCGGTGTTCGCCGTGGTGACGGTCGTCTCGATCGTGGCCACCCACCTTCCCGCGGCGGGGCCGTACCCGCTGCCCGCCCTGTGGCTTCCCGAGTACCTCTGGTACTTCGCCGCCGGGATGGCGCTGGCCGTGGTCGCCGCGCGCGCCGAGCGCACCGGCCTCCTGCCGGCGGCGGCCCGGCAGGCGGCGCGCAGGCCGTGGGCCTGCTGGGGCGTCGCGCTGGCGGCGTACGCGCTGGTCTCGACGCCGCTGACCGGGACGACCGCCGAGTACCCCACCGTCGCCCAGGCCCTGGCCGAGCACGCGCTCTACCTGGTCATCGCGGTGGCCCTGATCGCGCCGCTGGTGTTCGCCGACGGCCGCGGTCCCGCGCGGCCGCTGGCCGGGCCGGTCCCGTCGTGGCTCGGCAGGGTCTCCTACGGGGTCTTCCTCTGGCACATGATCGTGGTCGAGGCCGTGATGTGGCTCACCGGCCGGTCCGCCGGCACCGCCGATTTCGCGACGCTGTTCCCCGTCACGGTGGCCGGCTCGGTGGCGCTCGCCGCGCTCAGCCACTACTGCCTGGAGCGGCCGGCCCGCCGCCTGCGCGGCGTCCGCGCGCCGCGGGCCGAGGCGGTGCCTGTCCATGGCTGA
- a CDS encoding MFS transporter, whose protein sequence is MSRYLGVYLLLFLIGTETFLVSPLLPTIAADIGVSETATAGTVTAYTLAYAVTAPFLGAASDRYGRRPMIVAGTVLFLLGNVLAAVAGGLGVLIAARVLGALGAALAGPSIWAYLAETAAESVRGRAVALGMALFSAGQVVGVPVGSGLAGLGGWRAPFWALAALSLAALALAVQQTRGARATHPAAAPGLSGVFTVWRDGTLRHVLIVVFLLQAANLGAYTFLGAVLHDRFGLSVDALGLLGILVGVGGAAGALAAGRVGDRARGRGRDDLPWVPGWCLVLAVSAALAVLGAPLWVSAAAVFVWFVASGGFGTVVQTLLLGVRPELGATSSSWNSAMLYAGAAAGVALAGLFPSVDTGAAVVGAGLAVLAALAAVPLVARVRGLAAPAARADAARVES, encoded by the coding sequence GTGTCCAGGTACCTCGGGGTCTACCTCCTCCTCTTCCTGATCGGCACCGAGACGTTCCTCGTGTCTCCGCTGCTGCCGACGATCGCGGCGGACATCGGGGTATCCGAGACCGCCACGGCCGGCACCGTGACGGCCTACACGCTCGCCTACGCGGTGACGGCGCCGTTCCTCGGCGCGGCGTCCGACCGGTACGGGCGGCGGCCGATGATCGTCGCGGGCACCGTGCTGTTCCTGCTGGGCAACGTGCTGGCCGCGGTCGCGGGCGGGCTCGGGGTGCTGATCGCGGCCCGGGTGCTCGGCGCGCTCGGCGCGGCGCTGGCCGGGCCGTCGATCTGGGCCTACCTCGCCGAGACCGCGGCCGAGTCGGTGCGCGGGCGGGCCGTCGCCCTCGGCATGGCGCTGTTCTCCGCGGGTCAGGTCGTCGGCGTCCCGGTGGGCAGCGGGCTGGCCGGGCTCGGCGGCTGGCGGGCCCCGTTCTGGGCGCTCGCCGCGCTGTCGCTCGCCGCGCTCGCGCTGGCCGTCCAGCAGACCCGTGGCGCCCGCGCCACGCATCCGGCGGCGGCGCCGGGGCTCTCCGGGGTCTTCACGGTCTGGCGGGACGGCACGCTGCGGCACGTCCTGATCGTCGTCTTCCTGCTCCAGGCCGCCAACCTGGGCGCGTACACCTTCCTCGGCGCGGTGCTCCACGACCGCTTCGGCCTGTCGGTGGACGCGCTCGGCCTGCTCGGCATCCTGGTCGGCGTGGGCGGCGCGGCCGGCGCGCTGGCCGCCGGGCGCGTCGGCGACCGGGCCAGGGGCCGGGGCCGGGACGACCTGCCCTGGGTGCCCGGCTGGTGCCTGGTACTCGCCGTGTCCGCCGCGCTCGCCGTGCTCGGCGCGCCCCTGTGGGTCAGCGCGGCCGCGGTGTTCGTCTGGTTCGTCGCCAGCGGCGGGTTCGGCACCGTGGTGCAGACGCTCCTGCTCGGCGTACGCCCGGAGCTCGGCGCGACGTCCAGCTCGTGGAACAGCGCGATGCTCTACGCCGGGGCCGCCGCGGGCGTCGCGCTCGCCGGGCTGTTCCCGAGCGTCGACACCGGGGCCGCCGTCGTCGGCGCCGGTCTGGCCGTGCTGGCCGCGCTGGCCGCGGTGCCCCTGGTCGCCAGGGTCCGCGGGCTCGCCGCCCCCGCGGCGCGGGCGGACGCCGCGCGAGTGGAGAGCTGA
- a CDS encoding GDSL-type esterase/lipase family protein, producing MFVSSSDVRLRYDGAVSLQHGPFWTAPWRIPHEEAALYLPEGGIGRAAMPAGVRVALRTDSATLTCHYQADPSPPLGGATGPPRLDLVCDGVPVGGVRLDADGRDAVAHLPGLPGRMATVELWLPTHHQFRLIGLTLDEGAAIARDDRTRPRWVHYGSSISQGQGAASPASAWPAVVAREAEWDLTLLALGAACNLQPMMARLIRDLPADLITACVGINIQALGTFTADALVAALVGFVRTIREKHPLTPFTVLSTIVAPDRETVPGPAGLTLREVRACVQRGVELLRGHGDEHLSYVDGLELFGPDEAHLLVEPVGRDRLHLSPAGHQVFASRFLPAVRDARLASLPVK from the coding sequence GTGTTCGTGAGCTCCTCCGACGTCCGCCTCCGCTATGACGGGGCGGTCTCCCTCCAGCACGGTCCCTTCTGGACGGCGCCCTGGCGCATCCCGCACGAGGAGGCGGCCCTCTACCTTCCCGAGGGCGGAATCGGGCGCGCCGCGATGCCCGCGGGAGTCAGGGTCGCGCTGCGCACCGACAGCGCCACCCTGACCTGCCACTACCAGGCCGACCCCTCGCCGCCGCTCGGGGGCGCCACGGGGCCGCCCCGGCTCGACCTGGTGTGCGACGGCGTGCCGGTCGGCGGCGTGCGGCTGGACGCCGACGGCCGCGACGCCGTCGCCCACCTGCCCGGGCTGCCGGGGCGCATGGCCACGGTCGAGCTCTGGCTGCCGACCCACCACCAGTTCCGGCTCATCGGCCTCACCCTGGACGAGGGCGCCGCCATCGCCCGCGACGACCGCACCCGGCCGCGCTGGGTGCACTACGGCAGCTCGATCTCCCAGGGGCAGGGCGCGGCGTCCCCGGCCTCGGCCTGGCCGGCGGTGGTCGCGCGGGAGGCCGAATGGGATCTCACCCTGCTCGCGCTGGGCGCCGCCTGCAACCTGCAGCCCATGATGGCCCGGCTGATACGGGACCTGCCCGCCGACCTCATCACCGCCTGCGTCGGCATCAACATCCAGGCGCTCGGCACCTTCACCGCCGACGCGCTGGTCGCCGCGCTCGTGGGGTTCGTCAGGACGATCCGCGAGAAGCACCCGCTGACGCCGTTCACGGTGCTCTCCACCATCGTCGCGCCCGACCGCGAGACCGTGCCGGGACCCGCGGGACTCACCCTGCGCGAGGTCCGGGCGTGCGTCCAGCGGGGCGTGGAACTGCTGCGCGGCCACGGCGACGAGCACCTGTCCTACGTCGACGGCCTGGAGCTGTTCGGCCCCGACGAGGCCCACCTGCTGGTGGAGCCGGTCGGCAGGGACCGGCTCCACCTGTCGCCCGCGGGCCACCAGGTCTTCGCCTCCCGGTTCCTGCCGGCCGTGCGCGACGCCCGCCTCGCTTCCCTGCCCGTCAAGTGA
- a CDS encoding flavin reductase family protein: MTGALDARGFKAAARTFPSGVTVVATRHRERVLAKTVSAFTTLSLDPPLISAAVGNDSPLIGLARDSGALGVSVLRDDQRGVAEYYATSAALRAGPPPSPLLSATGSAPVLADCLSWFDCRLVAALPGGDHTILVGRAVAVQVHGGLPLVHHDSGYRTVTAEPRPTWESRAS; the protein is encoded by the coding sequence GTGACCGGAGCGCTCGACGCCCGCGGGTTCAAGGCCGCCGCGCGCACCTTCCCGAGCGGGGTGACGGTGGTCGCCACCCGCCACCGCGAGCGGGTCCTGGCCAAGACCGTCTCGGCCTTCACCACGTTGTCCCTCGACCCGCCCCTGATCAGCGCGGCGGTGGGCAACGACTCGCCGCTGATCGGCCTGGCGCGGGACTCCGGGGCGCTCGGGGTGAGCGTGCTGCGCGACGACCAGCGCGGCGTCGCGGAGTACTACGCCACCTCGGCGGCGCTGCGCGCCGGGCCGCCGCCGAGCCCGCTGCTGAGCGCGACCGGGTCCGCGCCGGTCCTGGCGGACTGCCTGAGCTGGTTCGACTGCCGGCTGGTCGCGGCCCTGCCGGGCGGCGACCACACCATCCTGGTCGGCCGCGCCGTGGCGGTTCAGGTCCACGGCGGGCTGCCCCTGGTTCACCACGACAGCGGCTACCGGACGGTGACCGCCGAGCCGCGACCCACATGGGAGAGCAGAGCATCATGA
- a CDS encoding alpha/beta fold hydrolase, with translation MFAEFESRTVDTGRVRIAARIGGSGPPLLLLHGFPQTHAMWHAVAPALAADFTVVAADLRGYGDSGKPPAADDHSTYAKREMARDQVALMERLGFRRFHLAGHDRGGRCAYRLALDHPGRVDRLAVLDIVPTLDALDHVDADAARRLWRWFLMAQPSPLPETLIAADPEAFLFGPHAGLFTPEALAEYRRCARDPRAVHAMCEDYRAMFGPDREHDAADRASGRRIASPVLALWGKASHVERAHDVLATWRRWADDVRGQAVACGHFLAEEASEETADRLRAFFTAGSGIAAR, from the coding sequence TTGTTCGCGGAATTCGAATCCCGCACGGTGGACACCGGGCGGGTGCGGATCGCGGCCAGGATCGGCGGCTCCGGCCCGCCCTTGCTGCTGCTGCACGGATTTCCCCAGACGCACGCGATGTGGCACGCCGTCGCTCCGGCCCTGGCGGCGGACTTCACCGTCGTGGCGGCCGATCTGCGCGGATACGGCGACAGCGGAAAGCCGCCGGCGGCGGACGACCATTCCACCTACGCCAAGCGCGAGATGGCGCGCGATCAGGTGGCGCTGATGGAGCGGCTCGGATTCCGGCGGTTCCACCTCGCCGGCCACGACCGGGGCGGGCGCTGCGCCTACCGGCTGGCCCTCGACCACCCCGGCCGGGTGGACCGTCTCGCCGTGCTGGACATCGTCCCCACCCTCGACGCGCTCGACCACGTCGACGCCGACGCGGCCAGGCGGCTGTGGCGGTGGTTCCTCATGGCGCAGCCGAGCCCCCTCCCCGAGACGCTGATCGCGGCCGACCCCGAGGCGTTCCTCTTCGGCCCGCACGCCGGGCTCTTCACCCCGGAGGCGCTGGCCGAGTACCGCCGCTGCGCGCGCGACCCGCGGGCCGTGCACGCGATGTGCGAGGACTACCGGGCGATGTTCGGCCCCGATCGCGAGCACGACGCCGCCGACCGCGCCTCCGGCCGGCGGATCGCCTCCCCCGTCCTCGCCCTCTGGGGGAAGGCGTCGCACGTCGAGCGGGCGCACGACGTGCTCGCGACCTGGCGGCGCTGGGCGGACGACGTGCGGGGTCAGGCCGTGGCGTGCGGCCACTTCCTGGCGGAGGAGGCCTCGGAGGAGACGGCGGACCGGCTGCGCGCGTTCTTCACGGCGGGGTCCGGCATCGCCGCGAGGTGA